A stretch of Castanea sativa cultivar Marrone di Chiusa Pesio chromosome 2, ASM4071231v1 DNA encodes these proteins:
- the LOC142623177 gene encoding perakine reductase-like isoform X2, with product MEEEIQIPRVKLGSQGLEVSRLGYGCAGLSYNSPHSNEVGCSVLKEVFNRGITFFDTSDLYGNNHDNEIMVGKALKQLTREKVQVATKFGIIRLEDGKFGVKGTPDYVRECCEASLKRLDINYIDLYYQHRVDLSVPIEDTIGELKKLVEEGKIKYIGLSEASVDTIRRAHAIHPITALQMEYSLWTREIEDEIIPLCRELGIGLVAYSPLGRGFFGGKAVVESLPTRSRFPTPPPPTKHKLLKLSTQGSQGRIWKRTNFYMPDLPPWLQSMPALPLS from the exons ATGGAGGAAGAGATACAAATCCCAAGAGTCAAACTTGGCAGTCAGGGGTTGGAG GTTTCTAGATTAGGCTATGGATGTGCCGGACTATCATACAACTCTCCTCACTCTAATGAAGTTGGTTGTTCAGTTCTTAAGGAAGTATTCAATAGGGGTATCACCTTCTTTGACACATCAGATCTCTATGGAAATAATCATGATAATGAAATCATGGTTGGCAAG GCTTTAAAACAGCTTACTAGGGAAAAGGTTCAAGTGGCTACAAAATTTGGCATTATCAGATTAGAGGATGGTAAATTTGGGGTAAAGGGAACCCCTGATTATGTAAGGGAATGCTGTGAAGCTAGTCTTAAGAGGCTTGACATCAACTACATCGATCTTTACTATCAGCACCGTGTTGACCTCTCAGTGCCCATTGAGGATACT ATTGGGGAGCTCAAGAAGCTAGTGGAAGAAGGAAAGATAAAATACATTGGCTTATCAGAGGCCAGTGTAGACACAATAAGGAGAGCCCATGCAATTCATCCCATCACTGCCTTACAAATGGAATATTCTTTGTGGACCCGTGAAATTGAAGATGAGATAATTCCACTTTGCCG GGAGCTTGGTATTGGTTTAGTGGCATATAGCCCTCTTGGTCGAGGGTTCTTTGGTGGGAAGGCAGTTGTTGAGAGCTTGCCTACCAGGAGTAG GTTTCCGACTCCCCCACCCCCTACCAAACACAAACTTCTTAA GCTAAGCACCCAAGGTTCTCAGGGGAGAATTTGGAAAAGAACAAACTTCTATATGCCCGATTTGCCACCTTGGCTGCAAAGCATGCCTGCTCTCCCCCTCAGCTAG
- the LOC142625731 gene encoding early light-induced protein 1, chloroplastic isoform X1 produces MAASSAMQSILARPPLNRVVSNRSTNRVNQLLTPTSYVPHLPRYASSMRVRCMAEEDQQEQPKPATTSPSPPQPQQTPRPAPKQVSTKFSDVLAFSGPAPERINGRLAMIGFVAALAVELSNGQNVFEQISNGGIPWFLGTSIVLSFASLIPLFQGVSVESKSKGLMTSNAEMWNGRFAMLGLVALAFTEYVKGGTLI; encoded by the exons ATGGCAGCCTCATCTGCAATGCAATCCATCTTAGCAAGACCACCTTTGAATCGTGTAGTTTCAAACAGATCTACTAATAGGGTGAACCAGTTACTAACTCCCACTAGTTATGTGCCACATTTGCCCAGATATGCTAGTAGCATGCGAGTCCGTTGCATGGCAGAG GAGGACCAGCAGGAGCAGCCAAAGCCTGCAACAACTTCACCTTCACCACCTCAGCCACAACAAACCCCTCGTCCTGCCCCTAAG CAGGTGAGCACAAAGTTCTCCGACGTATTGGCATTTAGTGGGCCTGCACCGGAGAGAATCAACGGTAGGCTAGCCATGATTGGCTTTGTTGCTGCATTGGCAGTTGAGTTATCCAATGGCCAAAATGTGTTTGAACAGATATCTAATGGTGGGATCCCATGGTTCTTAGGAACTAGCATTGTGCTCTCTTTTGCATCCCTGATTCCTTTGTTCCAAGGTGTTAGTGTGGAGTCCAAGTCGAAGGGGTTGATGACCTCAAATGCTGAGATGTGGAATGGGAGGTTTGCTATGTTGGGTTTGGTTGCACTAGCTTTCACCGAGTATGTCAAGGGTGGAACTCTTATTTAG
- the LOC142623177 gene encoding perakine reductase-like isoform X1 codes for MEEEIQIPRVKLGSQGLEVSRLGYGCAGLSYNSPHSNEVGCSVLKEVFNRGITFFDTSDLYGNNHDNEIMVGKALKQLTREKVQVATKFGIIRLEDGKFGVKGTPDYVRECCEASLKRLDINYIDLYYQHRVDLSVPIEDTIGELKKLVEEGKIKYIGLSEASVDTIRRAHAIHPITALQMEYSLWTREIEDEIIPLCRELGIGLVAYSPLGRGFFGGKAVVESLPTRSRLAKHPRFSGENLEKNKLLYARFATLAAKHACSPPQLALAWLLHQGDDIIPIPGTTNITNLDNNIGSLAVKLTLEDLKEICDAMPISEVAGERNTAALSKYAWEVANTPSK; via the exons ATGGAGGAAGAGATACAAATCCCAAGAGTCAAACTTGGCAGTCAGGGGTTGGAG GTTTCTAGATTAGGCTATGGATGTGCCGGACTATCATACAACTCTCCTCACTCTAATGAAGTTGGTTGTTCAGTTCTTAAGGAAGTATTCAATAGGGGTATCACCTTCTTTGACACATCAGATCTCTATGGAAATAATCATGATAATGAAATCATGGTTGGCAAG GCTTTAAAACAGCTTACTAGGGAAAAGGTTCAAGTGGCTACAAAATTTGGCATTATCAGATTAGAGGATGGTAAATTTGGGGTAAAGGGAACCCCTGATTATGTAAGGGAATGCTGTGAAGCTAGTCTTAAGAGGCTTGACATCAACTACATCGATCTTTACTATCAGCACCGTGTTGACCTCTCAGTGCCCATTGAGGATACT ATTGGGGAGCTCAAGAAGCTAGTGGAAGAAGGAAAGATAAAATACATTGGCTTATCAGAGGCCAGTGTAGACACAATAAGGAGAGCCCATGCAATTCATCCCATCACTGCCTTACAAATGGAATATTCTTTGTGGACCCGTGAAATTGAAGATGAGATAATTCCACTTTGCCG GGAGCTTGGTATTGGTTTAGTGGCATATAGCCCTCTTGGTCGAGGGTTCTTTGGTGGGAAGGCAGTTGTTGAGAGCTTGCCTACCAGGAGTAGGTTG GCTAAGCACCCAAGGTTCTCAGGGGAGAATTTGGAAAAGAACAAACTTCTATATGCCCGATTTGCCACCTTGGCTGCAAAGCATGCCTGCTCTCCCCCTCAGCTAGCTCTGGCTTGGCTTCTCCATCAGGGAGATGATATAATCCCAATCCCTG GGACAACCAACATAACAAATCTTGATAACAACATTGGATCCTTGGCAGTAAAGCTTACACTGgaggatttgaaagaaatttgtGATGCTATGCCCATCAGTGAAGTGGCTGGCGAAAGAAATACAGCTGCATTATCTAAATATGCCTGGGAGGTTGCAAATACCCCATCAAAGTAA
- the LOC142625731 gene encoding early light-induced protein 1, chloroplastic isoform X2 → MAASSAMQSILARPPLNRVVSNRSTNRVNQLLTPTSYVPHLPRYASSMRVRCMAEEDQQEQPKPATTSPSPPQPQQTPRPAPKVSTKFSDVLAFSGPAPERINGRLAMIGFVAALAVELSNGQNVFEQISNGGIPWFLGTSIVLSFASLIPLFQGVSVESKSKGLMTSNAEMWNGRFAMLGLVALAFTEYVKGGTLI, encoded by the exons ATGGCAGCCTCATCTGCAATGCAATCCATCTTAGCAAGACCACCTTTGAATCGTGTAGTTTCAAACAGATCTACTAATAGGGTGAACCAGTTACTAACTCCCACTAGTTATGTGCCACATTTGCCCAGATATGCTAGTAGCATGCGAGTCCGTTGCATGGCAGAG GAGGACCAGCAGGAGCAGCCAAAGCCTGCAACAACTTCACCTTCACCACCTCAGCCACAACAAACCCCTCGTCCTGCCCCTAAG GTGAGCACAAAGTTCTCCGACGTATTGGCATTTAGTGGGCCTGCACCGGAGAGAATCAACGGTAGGCTAGCCATGATTGGCTTTGTTGCTGCATTGGCAGTTGAGTTATCCAATGGCCAAAATGTGTTTGAACAGATATCTAATGGTGGGATCCCATGGTTCTTAGGAACTAGCATTGTGCTCTCTTTTGCATCCCTGATTCCTTTGTTCCAAGGTGTTAGTGTGGAGTCCAAGTCGAAGGGGTTGATGACCTCAAATGCTGAGATGTGGAATGGGAGGTTTGCTATGTTGGGTTTGGTTGCACTAGCTTTCACCGAGTATGTCAAGGGTGGAACTCTTATTTAG